The Alteribacter populi genomic sequence AGGTCTTGGTCCCCAATATTGATACAAATCCGTTTTAATATTCCCGTTATAAAGCTTACGTTTCTTCGTTGCTGTTTTTCCATAATACAACTCAAATTTTTCATGTGATGTAATCATATAGACAGACCATGTCGGAAGATACTCTCGGAAAGTAGCACCGACCTCTTTATATAACTTTTCCACTTCCGCTTTTTCCCTCATCCGTTCTCCATAAGGAGGGTTACCAACAATAACCCCGTATTCTTTCTTTGAGCGTAAATCCTTCGCTTGCATTTGCTTAAACGTAATCAAATCTGGAAAACCTGCTTCTTTAGCATTGTTTATAGCGAGGTCGACCATACGATGATCAATATCAGTCCCATATATTTCAAGAGGCTGATCATAATTTGCCAAATCTTCTGCCTCCTGCATTGCCGAGTCGAACCAGTTTTGTTCAAACCAATCCCAGCCTTCAAAAGCAAATTCCCGATTAAATCCCGGAGCAATATTTTGGCCAATCATCGCAGCTTCAATGGCTATCGTTCCGGAACCACAAAAGGGGTCGACAAAAGGACGATCAGGATGCCAATTTGTTAATTTAATCATCGCCGCAGCTAACGTTTCTTTAAGAGGCGCCTCGTTATGTAAATAGCGATACCCCCGTTTATGAAGGCCACTAGTTCCGCTCGTATCGATCGTGAGAGTAGCAATGTCCTTATGCAAAGCCACTTCAATACGATAAAAACCGCCGTTTTCATCGAACCAATCTTTTTTATAGGAAGCTTTCATTTTTTCCACGACGGCCTTTTTAACAATTGCCTGACAGTCAGAGATACTAAACAGTTGAGACTTTACCGATCGTCCAATAACAGGAAACTCTGCATTCTCAGGTAAGTAATCCGTCCAAGGCAATGCTTTTGTTTGTTCAAATAATTCTTCAAAGCTCGTCGCTTTAAATTCGCCCACTTTAATTTTAATTCGGTCCGCTGTACGCAGCCATAGATTCGTCCTTGCAATCCCGGTAGGGTCAGTTGTAAATGTCACTTTTCCATTCTCTACAGTTACATCATCATAGCCGAGTTCTTTTACCTCTTGGGCTACAATTGCTTCTAGTCCCATAGCAGCTGTCGCGATAAGAGTTACCTTTCCTTTCAATGGTCGTCATTCCTTTCGTATTGAGAATCTCACTTCACTCTCTTTACAATATGTAAAAAACCCCACGAACACAAGGTTGTGGAGTTACATTTCAAAACGTTGCGCCCATTGCGCTCTGTAAGCCATGTTCTGTTCCATTGTACTACAAACGGGGATTGCCCTCGTACTCCGGTGGTAATCATCTATCTGCAGGTGTCACTCGTGCACCTGTCCCCCTCTCCGTTGAGTTCCATTGAGGGGATGCCCCTACCATATTTTGGGTTTCTCGCTCGTGGGGTTTACCTCGTTCCACTCTGTTCATTTCTAAACAGACTTCGTCACTGTGGCACTTTCAAGGGTAGTAGACCGTATCCTAATAGGACGTAGGTTGTTTCCCTGCCGTTAGCCAATAAAAGACTACCTTGACTTATGAATTGGTCAAGCACGAACACTACAGTCACTCTCAGACTGTGCGAGCATGGACTTTCCTCTACACGTAAAAACGTGCAGCGATTACCCGAACACAAAAGACGCTTCGTTACTACCGTTTTATTTGCGACAAAGAATAGTATACCATAAAAGGAATTCAAAAAGCAACAGGTAGGTTACATTTCCATCCCGCATGCTTACTTGTTCATCTGTATTGCTTGTCTTGCCAATACATCGGCTTCTTTGTTTTGTTTACTCGGAATCCATTTAGTAAAACAATGGTCAAAATGAATGTCGATCAGCTTAAGAGCTTCTGTTAAGTAAGTTTCAAAACTGCTTCGTTTTACGTATTCTTTTTCAAGAGCATCAGCAACAATTTGTGAGTCAGTACGAATAGAGAGAATTTTAAACTCATGCTCCGCACACAGTTTCAACGCTTCTAACAAAGCTGCAAATTCAGCTTGGTGGTTCGATAAAGTACCTAAAGGAACAGACTTCCGCAATACGTAACCTTCACCTTTTATGAAAACCCCAGCACCGGAAAGACCAGGATTACCGGCACTTGCTCCATCAATATATACTTCAACCAAGGTCTAAACCTCGCTATTCGTTTAACTTACTGCCAAATACGTGTTTTTCCAAGTTCGATAAACGTCTTAGAATGTCATAGTTCGTATTGCCGTTTTGGGGTTGTGGCTGATGTCGCTTCGTTTGCTCATTAAGTGTCGTAGCTTCTTTTTTCAAACGTTCCGTTTCTTTCTCTAAAAATTGAATTCGTTTTTCATACGCATCGTAATCTTTTATTATTTGATCAAGGAACTGGTCCACTTCATCTTGACTGTATCCGCGTATCGTAGTTTTAAATTCTTTTTCGAGAATTTCTTTTGGTGTTAAACGAGCAATCTTCTTTTGCATTGCGTTCACCTCTGTCAATGTACATGATTATTTTCTTATTTTTTCAGAAACCGCTCTTGTTGTCAATTCCAGTCTTCCTGCTGGTCACGTATGGATTCTTCGATATCATCCGGTGTTAAATAATAAACTGGATAATCGGTTGCCTCATGCTTTTTGTTTGCATACGTTAAATAATAATCCGGTGATCCGGGTGTGAATTCATCATACAGGACGAGAAAGGCATGACTTTTGTCGACAATGAATTGATTTTTCATTCTTAGTTGAGCCGGATTTTCATAAGGTCTCTTCGTTATATGTTCAGTAAAATCACTTTGGGACCAAATCGCTTGGTAGCTTTCCTTCCACGTCTCTTTCCAACGTCCTTCTTGTTCGTAAAATGGGGCTAATGTAGCCAATTGCAAATCAGGATAGTCTTGTTTTAATTCGATAAGGGCTTCAGCTGCCCAGTGTTCAACTCCTGGTTGTCCACTTGTAATAAGCCATTTAAAATCTATTTCTTCTTTTAAGACTTGAATTTTTCTTTTAATCGCTTCCTTCAAATAAGGTAAATGTGGGTGCTTTTCGTCA encodes the following:
- a CDS encoding DUF1273 domain-containing protein; translated protein: MYEALAVTGYKPHELGIFDEKHPHLPYLKEAIKRKIQVLKEEIDFKWLITSGQPGVEHWAAEALIELKQDYPDLQLATLAPFYEQEGRWKETWKESYQAIWSQSDFTEHITKRPYENPAQLRMKNQFIVDKSHAFLVLYDEFTPGSPDYYLTYANKKHEATDYPVYYLTPDDIEESIRDQQEDWN
- a CDS encoding THUMP domain-containing class I SAM-dependent RNA methyltransferase, whose protein sequence is MKGKVTLIATAAMGLEAIVAQEVKELGYDDVTVENGKVTFTTDPTGIARTNLWLRTADRIKIKVGEFKATSFEELFEQTKALPWTDYLPENAEFPVIGRSVKSQLFSISDCQAIVKKAVVEKMKASYKKDWFDENGGFYRIEVALHKDIATLTIDTSGTSGLHKRGYRYLHNEAPLKETLAAAMIKLTNWHPDRPFVDPFCGSGTIAIEAAMIGQNIAPGFNREFAFEGWDWFEQNWFDSAMQEAEDLANYDQPLEIYGTDIDHRMVDLAINNAKEAGFPDLITFKQMQAKDLRSKKEYGVIVGNPPYGERMREKAEVEKLYKEVGATFREYLPTWSVYMITSHEKFELYYGKTATKKRKLYNGNIKTDLYQYWGPRPPKPKEDK
- a CDS encoding reverse transcriptase-like protein, translating into MVEVYIDGASAGNPGLSGAGVFIKGEGYVLRKSVPLGTLSNHQAEFAALLEALKLCAEHEFKILSIRTDSQIVADALEKEYVKRSSFETYLTEALKLIDIHFDHCFTKWIPSKQNKEADVLARQAIQMNK
- the gpsB gene encoding cell division regulator GpsB produces the protein MQKKIARLTPKEILEKEFKTTIRGYSQDEVDQFLDQIIKDYDAYEKRIQFLEKETERLKKEATTLNEQTKRHQPQPQNGNTNYDILRRLSNLEKHVFGSKLNE